From Sphingobacterium bambusae:
ATAATAAAACTTAGTGGGCAGATTCACCGAATACTCGTTTTCCATGAATCTAGTTTCCTGCAAGAAGCTCTCGTTTTCATTATTAAATACATCTTCCATTAGATTAGTCTGCAGCAAGCGGCTGATCCATGTGCCGGCAACCATCAAAAGAATGTATCCAAGCGCGCTAATGAGGATGTACATAATAGCCAAAACCGTAGTCTGTGAGCGGAGCATTAATACGGAAAAAAAATACAGCAGACCACCTGACAAGCCTAGCCAGCTAATCTTAGCCCAAGTGACCTTTTCATGCTTTACACCTTTGCTTCCTAAACAGCTAAGCGCAAGTAGCAACAGCGCGCCAATCTTACTGTAGAGCGGATCAGCAAATAAACCCGCCGTGCGATTAAATCCCATTAGGATCCTGTTTAGCAGATCAAGCGTCCAGCCCTGCCCTAAAAATAAACTATGTGCGTACCAGTAGAAATGCATAAGTAGCAGCAGAATGCTCACTGCCCGCATAAAAGCCATGATCTTGGCCAGTCCACGAATATCGTCTTCTCCTTGCATTGTTTTAGCATCTATGATTAGACGCACAAATTAATGCCTACAGATAAAAGGTAGTCCGATACCAGCGGCAATGGCCTTCTTTGGCCGATATCGGCTGCTTTGCCGTGCTGTAGACAAATCATCTAGCAATGATTAATAAGCGGCCAACATAACACCAATACATTTTAGTATATTCAGCACTGAAATATCCCTTGTGACGATTTGGGACGAGGCCGCGGTGTATATGAAATCCCAAGCTGCCAATCAACTCGTCACATAGCTGTAGTTTAGAAATTATTAGAAAAAATCCCGTGCAAAGCAAAAGAAAGAATCCCGCGGTCTATTTTGAGATCCCCGTTGAAGACATGCAGCGAGCCATACACTTTTACCATACACTTTTTAGCTTCACCTTCGAGCGCGAGCAGCTTGATGGTTATGAGATGGCTTTCTTTCCACTGGATGAGCAGCTGCCCGGGATCACTGGAGCACTTGCCCAAGGTGATGTTTACATCCCCTCTAAAAACGGAGCGATACTCTATTTCCATGTAGATGATATCGATGATTCGTTAAACAAGGCAAAGGAGCTTAAAGCAGAAATACTTTATCCAAAGACACTAAACACTGCGTACGGATTTGCCG
This genomic window contains:
- a CDS encoding VOC family protein, whose product is MQSKRKNPAVYFEIPVEDMQRAIHFYHTLFSFTFEREQLDGYEMAFFPLDEQLPGITGALAQGDVYIPSKNGAILYFHVDDIDDSLNKAKELKAEILYPKTLNTAYGFAVTEIADSEGNRIALKQSLRD